One window of the Takifugu rubripes chromosome 13, fTakRub1.2, whole genome shotgun sequence genome contains the following:
- the obi1 gene encoding RING finger protein 219 — protein sequence MAHSYQTSTLSLTLPISCQICLGKVKQPVICANYHVFCSSCMQMWLKKASQCPSCRVSITPENPCREIIGGTNENYNSDDPSIKQCLRKTRGELLLQEYEDEIDGLMRENKELKGKNLNLESRLKCLNPVGIESAQTQDQTVDPQVREELTTKLQLATECCDKVQQDMDKLKEVNKTLRSQSVDLIQENMRLKAEVASRSPQKFGRFTVAALEAKIQQYERDVEHLKRALERSDQYIEDLESRLRKAENRQLDVQERPTSSEAEADALTQQQKFSMMMRSLSDSERVLICSNPEAEYRTFSKNSDFLCIPAVNQREFDRDLAQGNKKDNSECASSDLPTTPSSAFRSLTLRSPGIRDKKVAFKPGSYLRKLSFEDFPSPEKSTMEDQFGSLDPLPKDLPPNPDRDSSKSDVWGPWQSSISEEPGPSRETSGEGTAALLQNETPTKFELSSEASMDAAYLDKISELDTMMLEGESCSSRGSQLSLVSTPPRGPDRALVPESQACPDVLTSPPPADNTDNPSIVKKPPESSADGFATLESGGGSSAPSPALTDHHASAQTDELSFDLLFDSLEECKAGFASFCNQGSQDHPSVNPFASSSCSSNPGNTTKERQVLNISQPTKRKSHSLSNVSSPTKLSKLM from the exons ATGGCTCACAGCTACCAGACATCCACTCTTTCTCTGACTTTACCGATCTCCTGTCAGATATGCCTGGGAAAG GTCAAACAGCCAGTCATTTGTGCCAACTACCACGTGTTTTGTTCATCCTGCATGCAAATGTGGCTAAAGAAAGCAAGCCAGTGTCCCTCCTGCAGAGTCTCCATCACTCCAGAAAACCCATGCAGGGAAATCATTG GAGGTACTAATGAGAACTATAACAGCGATGACCCATCCATAAAGCAGTGTCTGCGAAAGACCAGAGGTGAACTGCTTTTACAAGAATACGAG GATGAAATCGATGGGCTTATGAGGGAGAATAAGGAGCTGAAAGGAAAAAATCTGAACCTGGAGTCACGGCTGAAGTGTCTGAATCCCGTCGGGATTGAGTCAGCGCAAACACAGGACCAAACGGTTGACCCCCAAGTTCGAGAGGAATTGACCACAAAACTACAACTGGCCACAGAATGTTGTGATAAAGTCCAACAAGACATGGACAAGCTTAAAGAG gtaaataagACGTTGAGATCTCAAAGTGTTGACCTCATACAAGAGAATATGAGATTGAAAGCAGAAGTAGCGAGCAGATCACCTCAGAA GTTTGGCCGTTTCACAGTGGCAGCACTTGAAGCTAAGATCCAGCAGTACGAGCGTGATGTGGAGCACTTGAAAAGAGCTCTGGAGCGCAGTGACCAGTACATTGAAGACCTGGAGTCTCGGCTGAGGAAGGCTGAGAACAGACAACTTGATGTGCAGGAAAGGCCCACGAGTAGCGAGGCAGAGGCCGACGCTCTAACACAGCAACAGAAATTTAGCATGATGATGAGGAGCTTGAGTGACAGCGAGAGAGTTTTGATCTGCAGCAATCCAGAGGCAGAGTATCGGACGTTTTCCAAAAATTCCGATTTTCTGTGCATCCCAGCTGTGAATCAGAGAGAATTCGACAGGGATCTGGCTCAgggaaacaaaaaagacaacTCGGAATGCGCCTCTTCTGATTTGCCCACCACACCGTCGTCTGCTTTCCGGTCACTGACTCTGAGAAGCCCTGGCATCCGTGACAAGAAAGTTGCATTTAAGCCAGGTTCTTATCTTAGGAAGCTGAGTTTTGAAGACTTTCCTAGTCCAGAAAAAAGCACCATGGAGGACCAATTCGGCAGCTTAGACCCGTTACCCAAAGATCTTCCTCCGAATCCTGACAGGGACTCATCGAAGTCTGATGTTTGGGGCCCTTGGCAGAGCTCCATTTCTGAGGAGCCAGGTCCAAGTAGAGAAACCTCAGGTGAAGgaacagcagctcttctccaAAATGAAACGCCCACCAAATTCGAATTGTCCAGCGAGGCCTCGATGGATGCTGCTTATCTGGACAAAATCTCTGAGCTGGACACCATGATGCTGGAgggagagagctgcagcagtCGGGGATCTCAGCTGTCTCTGGTCTCCACCCCTCCCAGGGGCCCGGACCGCGCTCTGGTCCCAGAGTCACAGGCTTGCCCTGACGTCTTGACGAGCCCGCCGCCAGCAGACAACACGGACAATCCCTCAATTGTCAAAAAGCCCCCAGAAAGCTCCGCAGACGGTTTTGCAACATTGGAATCGGGCGGCGGGAGTAGCGCCCCCAGTCCTGCCTTGACAGACCATCACGCTTCCGCTCAGACTGACGAGCTGTCTTTTGATTTGCTGTTTGATTCACTGGAAGAATGTAAGGCAGGCTTTGCTTCCTTTTGCAATCAAGGAAGCCAAGACCACCCTTCTGTGAACCCCtttgcctcctccagctgcagcagtaacCCTGGGAACACCACAAAAGAGAGACAGGTACTGAACATCAGCCAGCCCACAAAGAGAAAGTCCCACAGTCTCAGCAATGTAAGCAGTCCCACCAAACTCTCAAAGCTCATGTGA
- the pou4f1 gene encoding POU domain, class 4, transcription factor 1, with protein sequence MMSMNSKQPHFAMHPSLSEPKYTTLHSSSEAIRRACLQAPQLQSNIFASLDETLLARAEALAAVDIAVSQGKTHPFKPDATYHSMTTVPCSSTSTVPLAHHHHHHHHHHHQNLEPPDIMDHISSQSLTLMSSAHDGSGGGGGGGGGGGLISTSSHPHSHSHMHGLGHLSHQAMSMNSPLTHHGLLPGHHGGSQCGPGLTNTGIPSINDSDTDPRELEAFAERFKQRRIKLGVTQADVGSALANLKIPGVGSLSQSTICRFESLTLSHNNMIALKPILQAWLEEAEGAQREKMSKPDIYNGGEKKRKRTSIAAPEKRSLEAYFAVQPRPSSEKIAAIAEKLDLKKNVVRVWFCNQRQKQKRMKFSATH encoded by the exons ATGATGTCCATGAACAGCAAACAGCCGCACTTCGCAATGCATCCCTCTTTATCCGAGCCCAAGTACACCACCCTGCACTCCAGCTCGGAAGCTATCAGGAGAGCCTGTCTACAAGCTCCACAG CTGCAGAGTAACATCTTCGCGAGTTTGGACGAGACCTTGCTGGCCCGGGCCGAAGCTCTGGCGGCTGTGGACATCGCCGTGTCCCAGGGCAAGACGCACCCGTTCAAGCCCGACGCCACCTACCACTCGATGACCACCGTGCCATGCTCGTCGACGTCCACCGTCCCTCtggcccaccaccaccatcaccaccatcatcaccaccaccagaacCTGGAACCCCCGGACATAATGGACCACATCAGCTCACAGTCCCTCACCCTGATGTCCAGCGCGCACGACGGATCCGGCggaggaggcggtggaggcggcggcggagggCTCATCTCTACCTCCTCCCACCCGCACTCGCACTCGCACATGCACGGCTTAGGTCACCTCTCCCACCAGGCTATGAGCATGAACTCACCCCTCACCCATCACGGGCTCTTACCGGGTCATCACGGGGGCAGCCAATGCGGCCCGGGGCTCACTAACACCGGTATCCCCTCCATCAATGACTCGGACACGGACCCAAGGGAGCTGGAAGCTTTCGCGGAGCGCTTCAAGCAGAGGAGGATCAAGCTGGGGGTGACACAGGCGGACGTGGGCAGCGCTTTGGCTAATCTCAAAATTCCCGGCGTGGGATCACTGAGCCAAAGTACAATTTGTCGATTCGAGTCGTTAACTCTGTCCCACAACAATATGATTGCGCTCAAACCTATACTCCAGGCCTGGCTGGAGGAGGCCGAGGGGGCCCAAAGGGAGAAAATGAGCAAACCTGACATTTACAACGGAGGGGAGAAGAAGCGCAAGAGGACCTCGATAGCGGCGCCGGAGAAGAGGTCTCTGGAAGCGTACTTCGCCGTGCAGCCTCGGCCGTCGTCCGAGAAAATAGCGGCGATAGCGGAAAAGTTGGACCTGAAAAAAAACGTGGTGCGAGTGTGGTTTTGCAACCAAAGACAAAAGCAGAAGAGGATGAAATTTTCCGCCACTCACTGA